Part of the Paramagnetospirillum magnetotacticum MS-1 genome, GTGGAGGCCATGTCCTTCCTGCGCCGCGAGGGGCAATATGCGGGTTCGCCCAGGCCCAACCTGATCCTTCTCGACCTCAACCTTCCCCGCAAGGATGGGCGCCAGGTCCTGGCCGAGTTGAAGGCGGACGAGGATCTGCGCCGTATTCCCGTGGTGGTTCTGACCACCTCCCAGGCGGAGCAGGACATTTTGCGCAGCTACGATCTGCACGCCAATTGCTACATCACCAAGCCCGTGGACCTGGACCGCTTCATCTCCGTC contains:
- a CDS encoding response regulator, producing the protein MTLRSAPEAFEILLVEDNPGDARLAQEALKEGRMTSRLKVVVDGVEAMSFLRREGQYAGSPRPNLILLDLNLPRKDGRQVLAELKADEDLRRIPVVVLTTSQAEQDILRSYDLHANCYITKPVDLDRFISVVRSIEEYWCSVVTLPPR